The Acidicapsa acidisoli genome contains a region encoding:
- a CDS encoding amidohydrolase family protein, producing MTNTIGIDRVLFTADAPYGSMKAGRQFFEQMPIDANDKEKIAHLNAERLLGL from the coding sequence CTGACGAACACGATCGGTATCGACCGCGTCCTCTTCACCGCGGACGCTCCATACGGCAGCATGAAAGCCGGTAGGCAGTTCTTCGAACAGATGCCCATCGACGCTAATGACAAGGAGAAGATCGCGCACCTCAATGCGGAGCGTCTACTCGGGCTCTGA
- a CDS encoding LytR/AlgR family response regulator transcription factor has translation MRLRVLVVDDEPLAREGLKLLLSRQPQVESVLEARNGREAIARIREQKPDLALLDVQMPRTDGFAVVNTIGAERMPPVIFVTAHDQYAIRAFEIAAIDYLLKPVTEERFALAFGRAIRRLRDVPQEESARQVLAMLDAVAKPPRQLERFAVRSGERTIFVPVDEVDWIEAFQNYVRLHTGRATHLLHVPMNTIDAVLDSSRFLRIHRSHIVNVQRIAQLWSIAHGQYEVELRSGQRLQTGRTYNERIRRALTNPF, from the coding sequence ATGCGATTGAGAGTTCTTGTCGTGGATGACGAGCCACTCGCTCGCGAGGGGTTGAAACTACTGCTCAGCCGTCAGCCGCAGGTCGAATCCGTCCTGGAGGCGCGAAACGGAAGAGAAGCAATCGCCCGCATTCGCGAACAGAAGCCGGACCTGGCGCTCCTCGATGTGCAGATGCCGCGCACCGATGGCTTTGCGGTCGTCAACACCATTGGCGCAGAACGCATGCCGCCGGTAATCTTCGTAACTGCTCATGACCAGTACGCGATTCGGGCCTTCGAGATCGCGGCAATCGACTATCTGCTTAAGCCGGTCACGGAGGAACGCTTTGCGCTGGCGTTTGGCCGCGCCATCCGTAGGCTACGAGACGTGCCACAAGAGGAGAGCGCACGGCAAGTGCTGGCGATGCTGGATGCCGTCGCCAAGCCGCCACGCCAGCTTGAGCGGTTCGCAGTTAGGTCTGGAGAGCGCACGATCTTCGTGCCAGTGGATGAGGTGGATTGGATCGAAGCGTTCCAGAACTACGTCCGACTACATACGGGCCGGGCAACCCATCTTCTGCACGTGCCTATGAATACGATCGACGCCGTGCTCGATTCCAGCCGTTTCCTGCGCATTCATCGATCGCACATCGTAAACGTCCAACGCATTGCGCAATTGTGGTCGATCGCGCACGGTCAGTATGAGGTAGAGCTCAGGTCGGGACAGCGTCTGCAAACGGGGCGCACGTACAATGAGCGGATCCGTCGGGCGCTTACGAACCCATTCTAA
- a CDS encoding amidohydrolase family protein, whose product MKVIAFEEHYKIPAIEQANKNHPAEQVCAHWQKVGRYLGDPSQGIPPGIYDLGEKRIAAMDAAGIDVQILSHTVPGPEELEPKLAIELAKQANDAANAAVTQYPDRFRAFATLPMRDPKAAAEELERTVRKLGFVGALINGHVNGRYLDDKFFWPVFECAESLNVPIYLHPNRPPQPVVSAYYEGFNPFVSGFLAQAGVGWHVDTGVHVLRLILGGVFDAFPRLQVIVGHNFEILSWTAWRANYSFPPKETGLKRTIIDYLRENLYGGILAGEYQDQVPGAMDKS is encoded by the coding sequence ATGAAGGTCATCGCATTTGAAGAGCACTACAAAATACCCGCTATTGAGCAGGCCAACAAAAATCATCCGGCTGAACAAGTGTGTGCCCATTGGCAAAAAGTGGGTCGATACCTCGGTGACCCATCGCAAGGTATACCACCCGGTATCTACGATCTCGGCGAGAAACGGATTGCTGCGATGGACGCGGCTGGAATCGATGTTCAGATCCTTTCCCACACTGTGCCGGGCCCGGAGGAGTTGGAGCCAAAGCTTGCGATTGAGTTAGCTAAACAAGCGAATGATGCGGCGAATGCGGCAGTCACCCAATATCCGGACAGATTTCGCGCCTTTGCTACATTGCCGATGCGCGATCCCAAAGCGGCGGCTGAGGAGCTTGAGCGCACAGTCCGCAAACTGGGCTTTGTCGGCGCATTGATCAACGGACATGTGAACGGCCGGTATCTGGATGACAAGTTCTTCTGGCCGGTATTTGAGTGCGCCGAAAGCCTGAACGTTCCGATCTATCTCCACCCAAACCGGCCGCCTCAACCGGTTGTAAGTGCCTATTACGAGGGGTTCAATCCTTTTGTATCCGGCTTTCTAGCGCAGGCTGGCGTTGGCTGGCATGTTGACACGGGTGTTCATGTCCTGAGACTGATTCTTGGCGGCGTATTTGATGCGTTCCCACGTTTGCAGGTTATTGTGGGACACAATTTCGAAATACTTAGCTGGACTGCATGGCGCGCGAACTATTCGTTCCCACCGAAAGAGACGGGACTCAAGCGCACTATCATTGATTACCTTCGTGAAAACCTTTATGGCGGAATACTGGCAGGAGAGTACCAGGACCAGGTGCCCGGCGCGATGGATAAGAGCTGA
- a CDS encoding aldehyde dehydrogenase family protein, with product MRAKVLNQIADRFEARRDDLIYILSLENGKVHAEAALEVDMIPTRLRYWASAVLTNYGRALEVEPGRLSFLLKTPIGVAGIIAPFNSPLVLAVRSLAPALAAGVTTVIKLPGNTAQTNCMFSQVLAEVADLPRGVINVFSESGSDGSSLLVESKDVRVISFTGSTKTAKIISAAGAPTLKIFQTELGGKTPMIVFDDADLNAAVPKIEKALTVFAGQFCVTGSRLLVQRGVADKFRELIKNRLERVKVGPASDPSSDMGPVIDKLNVVRIDKMVEDAIAAGAKVILRGGPIKDGPLARGAFYRPTLLEVTDPKVPIVQEEVFGPVLTMMVFDSEAEAVQLANDSEYGLSASIWTSDVDRPFRVAREIDAGTIWINDWAVFWSEFEDGSFKRSGNGRMDGQTAIEDFLEYKHIAFNSGVIARVA from the coding sequence CTGCGCGCGAAAGTGCTCAATCAGATTGCAGATCGATTCGAAGCACGGCGCGACGATCTTATTTATATTCTTTCGCTCGAGAACGGCAAGGTCCACGCGGAGGCAGCTCTTGAAGTAGATATGATCCCGACGAGGCTCCGGTATTGGGCATCGGCTGTTCTTACCAACTATGGCCGAGCGCTAGAAGTTGAGCCGGGGCGTCTCTCGTTTTTACTCAAGACACCGATCGGTGTTGCCGGCATCATCGCCCCCTTCAACTCTCCCCTCGTACTGGCGGTGCGGTCTCTGGCTCCTGCCCTCGCGGCCGGAGTTACGACTGTCATTAAGCTGCCGGGAAACACAGCTCAGACCAATTGCATGTTCAGCCAGGTATTGGCTGAGGTAGCAGATTTGCCGCGCGGTGTCATCAACGTTTTCAGCGAAAGTGGCTCAGACGGCTCGTCGCTGCTCGTGGAATCAAAGGATGTTCGCGTGATCAGTTTCACCGGCAGTACAAAAACAGCGAAGATCATTTCTGCGGCTGGAGCTCCGACGCTGAAGATCTTCCAGACAGAACTTGGCGGCAAGACGCCCATGATCGTTTTTGATGATGCCGACCTGAATGCCGCAGTCCCCAAAATCGAAAAAGCTCTGACGGTGTTCGCGGGGCAGTTTTGCGTGACAGGTTCTCGACTGCTCGTACAACGCGGCGTTGCCGACAAATTTCGAGAGCTCATCAAAAATCGCCTGGAGCGAGTGAAGGTTGGTCCGGCTTCAGATCCTTCCAGTGATATGGGTCCGGTGATCGATAAACTAAATGTCGTCCGCATCGACAAGATGGTGGAAGACGCGATTGCCGCGGGAGCAAAGGTGATCCTGCGTGGCGGACCAATTAAGGATGGACCACTGGCCAGGGGCGCATTCTATCGTCCCACTTTGCTTGAAGTGACGGATCCGAAAGTACCAATCGTGCAAGAGGAAGTCTTCGGTCCTGTGCTGACGATGATGGTTTTCGATTCCGAAGCCGAAGCCGTGCAGCTGGCCAACGACAGTGAATATGGTCTTTCAGCGAGTATCTGGACGAGTGATGTAGATCGTCCGTTCCGTGTGGCACGGGAAATCGATGCCGGCACGATTTGGATCAATGATTGGGCGGTGTTCTGGAGTGAGTTTGAAGATGGCTCCTTCAAGCGCAGCGGCAACGGGCGAATGGACGGTCAAACCGCCATCGAAGATTTTCTAGAGTACAAGCACATCGCGTTCAACTCCGGAGTTATCGCTCGCGTAGCCTGA
- a CDS encoding Ig-like domain repeat protein, with amino-acid sequence MRPMSSWGGIFVLAAILFSLTSAQGQTLFGPQNVGSASAAQTVTVTAQVAGQVSSVQVLTLGVSNLDFAAGSVGSTCASANLSLNQTCTESVIFTPTAPGLRNGAVLLLDSNGNVLGSTYLAGTGLGGLGVFQPGQMLTVAGNGQFRGVLDGGPATLANLDLPSGVATDGAGNLYIADSAHDRIRKVNAAGIISTIAGNGNPSYAGDNGPAVVATLNTPSGITIDGAGNLYIADTGNNAVRKITAATGIITTVAGNGTAGYNGDNVLATAANLSAPSGVTVDNGGNIYIADTHNHRIRLVTLATGLISTVAGNGAIDPATGGGTFSGDGGTAVLAGLYYPDTVAFDTAGNMYIPDSGNNRVREVSASTKNISTFAGTGAGGYNGDGIAASAAELYYPSGLAFDPAGNLYIADSANNRIRKVSSADGTITTFAGNGNGLYFVGSGAATVAQIYSPIGLWFDQKGNLYIADYFDQRIREVQDNFFEVRLTGSLAVGQTSPAEPATIENDGNAALDFTAFNPDANSAVVAASTTCPLGSPDVAVNNDCIVAVEFAPTVAGNPVTAFVSVLGDTPNSPMKIQIGGVAVPAAGSTTTTVTSSLNPSTLGQNVTFTATVTTGTGTGTLTGTVSFSDGTTVLAAAVPLNAGVATFTTSALTVGSHSITASYSGDSGHSSSTSTPPYVQVVNQVFSPTVTAVTSSLNPSTFGQGVTFTAEVSTVAGTGNLTGTISFSDGAKVLAAAVPLSAGVATFATSTLAVGSHSITASYSGDSSHSPSTSTPPLIQTVYPAGTTGGFDLSVTPATLTLASSQSTTVTATLSSRNGFTDTIGLGCASLPAAVTCHFSSISETLKAGAVDKVQLTIDTNNPLSGGTTSAANSHTDGQARYLAGVFFPLAGVFGWLLWRHRRRHAMLFHAGVLFLLVSSAALLVTGCGGFTQNSAAPGTYVIQVVGVGANSNMTQSQNVTLTITK; translated from the coding sequence ATGCGCCCGATGTCGAGCTGGGGGGGAATTTTCGTCTTAGCTGCGATTCTCTTCTCACTTACGAGCGCCCAGGGACAAACCCTCTTCGGACCGCAAAATGTCGGCTCCGCTTCCGCTGCCCAGACTGTCACCGTCACTGCTCAGGTTGCCGGTCAGGTGAGCAGCGTACAGGTGTTGACCCTCGGCGTAAGCAACCTCGACTTTGCGGCCGGCAGCGTCGGATCGACGTGTGCCTCCGCCAACCTGTCGCTGAATCAGACGTGCACGGAATCCGTTATCTTCACTCCCACAGCTCCCGGCCTGCGCAACGGCGCCGTTCTGCTTCTGGACAGCAACGGCAATGTGCTTGGCTCCACCTACCTGGCAGGCACCGGATTGGGCGGTTTGGGAGTCTTCCAACCGGGCCAAATGTTGACGGTCGCCGGGAACGGTCAATTTCGAGGGGTACTGGATGGAGGACCAGCCACGTTAGCGAATCTGGATTTGCCATCCGGCGTAGCTACCGATGGCGCCGGAAACCTGTACATCGCGGATAGTGCACACGACAGAATCCGCAAGGTCAATGCCGCGGGCATCATTTCTACCATTGCGGGAAATGGCAACCCCAGCTATGCGGGCGACAACGGACCGGCAGTTGTCGCCACTCTGAACACACCCTCGGGCATTACGATTGACGGGGCCGGCAATCTGTACATCGCTGATACCGGCAACAATGCGGTGCGCAAAATTACGGCCGCCACCGGGATAATTACGACCGTGGCTGGCAACGGAACGGCCGGTTACAACGGAGATAACGTACTGGCAACTGCGGCCAACCTCAGCGCGCCGTCGGGCGTCACGGTCGACAATGGCGGAAACATCTATATTGCGGACACCCACAATCACCGCATCCGCCTGGTAACCCTTGCGACTGGCTTGATCTCGACCGTTGCGGGCAATGGGGCCATTGACCCCGCCACTGGTGGCGGCACGTTCTCAGGCGATGGAGGTACGGCCGTTCTCGCCGGTCTCTATTACCCGGATACGGTTGCCTTCGATACCGCCGGCAACATGTACATTCCAGACTCGGGCAACAACCGCGTTCGCGAAGTTTCTGCTTCGACCAAGAACATCAGTACCTTTGCCGGCACGGGAGCAGGCGGCTATAACGGCGACGGCATCGCGGCCTCTGCGGCAGAACTCTACTACCCCTCCGGCCTGGCATTCGATCCCGCCGGCAATCTCTACATCGCGGATTCAGCAAACAATCGAATCCGCAAAGTGAGCTCCGCTGACGGCACCATCACGACCTTCGCCGGGAATGGCAACGGACTCTATTTCGTAGGCTCCGGAGCCGCCACCGTCGCCCAAATTTACAGCCCCATCGGCCTTTGGTTCGATCAAAAGGGGAACCTCTACATCGCCGATTATTTCGATCAGCGCATTCGCGAAGTGCAAGACAATTTCTTTGAGGTGAGGCTCACTGGCTCGCTCGCCGTCGGCCAAACCTCGCCGGCGGAGCCGGCGACTATCGAGAACGATGGCAACGCAGCGCTCGACTTTACTGCCTTCAATCCAGATGCCAATTCAGCCGTCGTTGCCGCTTCGACCACTTGTCCGCTGGGTTCCCCTGACGTGGCGGTGAACAACGACTGTATCGTCGCTGTGGAGTTTGCCCCGACCGTGGCGGGCAATCCTGTGACCGCCTTTGTGAGTGTCCTAGGCGATACCCCGAACTCTCCAATGAAAATTCAAATAGGCGGAGTTGCGGTCCCAGCTGCCGGTTCGACCACGACGACAGTTACTTCCAGTCTTAACCCCTCGACGCTCGGACAAAATGTGACCTTCACTGCCACGGTCACCACCGGCACGGGAACAGGCACGCTGACCGGCACGGTCAGCTTCAGCGATGGCACGACAGTTCTCGCCGCCGCAGTTCCGCTCAATGCCGGCGTCGCGACCTTCACTACCTCGGCGCTAACGGTGGGGTCGCATTCAATCACGGCCTCCTACAGCGGCGACTCGGGCCATTCTTCCAGCACTTCCACGCCTCCGTATGTCCAGGTGGTGAACCAGGTGTTCAGCCCCACCGTCACGGCAGTAACCTCCAGCCTCAATCCTTCGACTTTCGGTCAGGGCGTGACATTCACTGCCGAAGTCTCCACGGTTGCAGGCACAGGCAATCTGACCGGCACTATAAGCTTCAGCGATGGAGCAAAGGTTCTGGCGGCTGCAGTACCGCTCAGCGCGGGCGTAGCTACCTTCGCTACATCGACGCTGGCGGTTGGGTCGCATTCGATCACGGCTTCCTACAGCGGCGACTCGAGCCATTCTCCCAGCACCTCCACGCCTCCCCTGATCCAGACAGTGTACCCGGCTGGCACCACCGGCGGCTTCGACCTCAGCGTTACTCCCGCTACGCTTACTCTGGCTAGCTCGCAGAGCACGACAGTCACGGCGACTCTGTCCTCGAGGAACGGCTTCACCGATACGATCGGGTTGGGCTGTGCATCTCTCCCTGCTGCCGTCACCTGCCATTTCTCCAGCATCAGCGAAACCCTGAAGGCAGGCGCAGTCGACAAAGTACAGCTCACCATCGACACCAACAATCCGTTGAGTGGAGGCACGACGAGCGCCGCGAATTCCCATACTGACGGCCAAGCCAGGTATCTTGCAGGAGTATTCTTCCCGCTTGCCGGTGTTTTCGGCTGGCTTCTGTGGAGGCACCGGAGGCGTCACGCCATGCTGTTCCACGCTGGAGTGCTCTTCCTGCTCGTTTCCAGCGCAGCCTTGCTGGTGACCGGCTGTGGCGGGTTCACCCAAAACAGCGCCGCGCCAGGCACCTACGTTATTCAAGTAGTGGGCGTCGGCGCCAACAGCAACATGACCCAATCTCAGAATGTAACTCTGACGATTACGAAGTAG
- the mdlC gene encoding benzoylformate decarboxylase has protein sequence MSSNTSLPLNKRTLTVRDAVFDLLRELGMRTIFGNPGSTELAFLTPWPADLHYVLALQEASAVAMADAYAQATGNAAFVNLPSAAGLGNGLGTLYTAFRNQSPLIVTAGQQTRSLLLYDPYLGAERATEFPRPYVKWACEPARAEDVPATIAQAYAIAMERPRGPVFVSIPSDDWDKPTVPVHARRHTWDVAPLQTSIAELADALTVSKKPALVVGSEVDRQDAYALAVELAEQLNIPVFEAPNSSRSRFPEDHRLFAGFLPAIPEHLSDALQSFDLVLVIGAPVFSFHVPGKAAIFDSGPRIFQITDNPLSAARSQATDTIVGSMVPALNGLLQCLPKSSHKGPQIPRLIVPVEARDPIQPDFAMQEIARAVGRDIIVVEEAPSHRPSMQKHLPILRPKGFYTMASGGLGWGLPAAVGVALAEKQPVICLIGDGSAMYSIQALWTAVQEKLPMVMIVLNNHGYGAMKSFSQLLGTSEPPGIRLPGISYPDVARGFGAVGVEVTRSSDIYQALQRAIQREVPTLIDIQMDPNAGDLY, from the coding sequence ATGAGTTCGAATACTTCTCTCCCCCTCAACAAAAGAACCTTGACCGTCCGGGACGCGGTCTTCGATCTACTCCGTGAACTGGGCATGCGCACCATATTCGGAAACCCGGGATCGACAGAGCTTGCCTTCCTCACACCCTGGCCTGCAGACCTACATTACGTCCTGGCGCTACAAGAGGCGTCGGCGGTAGCTATGGCTGACGCATATGCGCAGGCCACGGGAAACGCCGCCTTCGTTAACCTGCCCTCCGCGGCGGGACTCGGCAATGGTCTTGGAACGTTGTACACAGCGTTTCGTAACCAGTCGCCCTTGATCGTTACCGCTGGTCAGCAGACGCGCAGTCTGCTTCTCTATGATCCTTACTTAGGCGCAGAGCGAGCGACAGAATTTCCCCGGCCGTACGTGAAGTGGGCTTGTGAGCCAGCGCGAGCAGAGGATGTGCCGGCTACCATCGCTCAAGCGTACGCCATTGCCATGGAGCGTCCGCGCGGCCCGGTATTTGTGTCGATTCCTTCGGACGATTGGGATAAGCCTACGGTTCCCGTGCACGCACGCCGACACACCTGGGACGTGGCGCCACTACAGACGAGCATTGCCGAACTGGCGGATGCTCTGACTGTAAGCAAAAAACCCGCACTTGTTGTTGGCTCTGAAGTGGACCGGCAAGACGCGTATGCGCTCGCAGTCGAACTCGCAGAACAGCTCAACATTCCGGTCTTCGAGGCTCCGAACAGCAGCCGTTCAAGATTTCCCGAGGATCACCGTCTCTTCGCCGGATTTCTTCCGGCAATTCCGGAGCATTTGTCCGATGCATTGCAGAGCTTTGATCTGGTGCTCGTCATTGGCGCTCCCGTGTTCAGCTTTCACGTGCCGGGAAAAGCCGCCATCTTTGACTCCGGTCCTAGGATTTTTCAGATAACTGATAATCCTCTCTCCGCGGCGCGAAGCCAGGCGACGGACACGATCGTGGGGTCCATGGTTCCTGCGCTGAACGGCTTGCTGCAATGTTTGCCCAAGTCCTCTCATAAAGGGCCGCAGATTCCTCGCCTTATCGTTCCAGTTGAGGCCAGAGATCCGATACAGCCTGACTTCGCAATGCAAGAGATTGCGCGCGCCGTCGGTCGCGACATCATCGTCGTCGAGGAGGCACCCTCGCACCGGCCCTCAATGCAGAAACATCTCCCGATACTCCGCCCCAAAGGTTTTTACACGATGGCCAGTGGAGGATTGGGCTGGGGACTGCCGGCGGCCGTCGGTGTCGCGCTTGCCGAAAAACAACCCGTGATCTGCCTCATCGGAGACGGCTCGGCCATGTACTCCATCCAGGCCCTTTGGACCGCCGTACAGGAGAAGCTTCCCATGGTCATGATTGTCCTGAACAACCATGGCTACGGCGCAATGAAATCCTTCAGCCAACTCCTGGGGACCAGTGAACCTCCCGGAATCCGCCTCCCGGGGATTTCGTATCCCGACGTCGCTCGCGGATTCGGGGCGGTCGGAGTTGAAGTCACGCGGTCAAGCGATATCTACCAGGCACTGCAAAGAGCCATTCAAAGAGAGGTCCCAACCTTGATCGACATTCAGATGGATCCTAACGCCGGCGATCTTTACTGA
- a CDS encoding sensor histidine kinase — protein MRKQIRLIVGLWLAWTIVGLFYITQDSVPRLYRGQAVAWKYVFVGWMVGVYVCAVLTPAVLWLGNKWPVERRVTNAGYHLGFSVVFSILASTMEVPVLLLLGVFPASHQPTLVAGIKLFLSFGIQGGVIRYWAVIALQAVYRSQKNAKIREREAFELRVQASELAKQLATAQLGALKMQLQPHFLFNTLGAIMVLIQQEKAAQAGAMVAGLGDLLRLTLEDVEAQEIPLWREVEFLRLYLSIEQMRFEDRLQVRIALPPALSDVLVPHMVLQPIVENAVRHGLCESEEEVTIDVSATSADGSLALIVSDDGPGLLSPRPGHSGIGLTNTRARLARLYGDRARLDVEQARGRGVRVTITLPIRALQSEEGPCD, from the coding sequence GTGCGAAAGCAGATCCGACTGATCGTTGGCCTCTGGCTGGCCTGGACTATCGTCGGGCTTTTCTACATTACCCAGGACTCGGTGCCACGGCTCTATCGGGGCCAGGCGGTGGCCTGGAAGTACGTGTTCGTCGGCTGGATGGTGGGTGTGTACGTCTGTGCCGTGCTCACGCCGGCTGTCCTTTGGCTCGGCAACAAGTGGCCTGTCGAGCGCCGAGTCACCAATGCTGGATACCATCTCGGTTTCAGTGTGGTCTTCTCGATCCTGGCGTCTACGATGGAAGTCCCTGTGCTGCTGCTGCTCGGCGTTTTCCCGGCCTCGCACCAACCTACGCTTGTCGCGGGCATCAAACTGTTTCTCTCATTTGGCATTCAGGGAGGCGTCATCCGGTATTGGGCCGTGATCGCGCTTCAAGCTGTGTACCGGTCGCAGAAGAATGCGAAGATTCGCGAACGGGAGGCATTTGAGCTGAGGGTGCAGGCTTCTGAACTCGCGAAGCAACTCGCCACGGCGCAGCTCGGCGCTCTCAAGATGCAGTTGCAGCCTCACTTTCTCTTCAATACGCTCGGCGCCATCATGGTCTTGATCCAACAAGAGAAAGCCGCGCAGGCCGGAGCGATGGTCGCGGGGCTCGGCGATCTCCTTCGTCTCACGCTCGAAGACGTGGAGGCGCAGGAAATCCCGCTGTGGCGCGAGGTGGAATTCCTGCGGCTGTACCTCTCGATTGAGCAGATGCGTTTCGAAGACCGGCTGCAGGTGCGCATTGCCTTGCCCCCCGCTCTGTCTGACGTTCTTGTACCCCATATGGTGCTTCAGCCGATCGTCGAGAACGCTGTTCGCCATGGCCTTTGTGAGAGCGAAGAAGAGGTAACGATCGACGTGAGCGCCACCAGCGCGGACGGCTCACTCGCGCTCATCGTGTCGGACGATGGGCCGGGACTGTTGTCACCCAGGCCCGGTCACTCTGGTATCGGGCTGACGAATACGAGGGCCCGCTTGGCGAGGCTTTATGGCGATCGTGCGCGTCTCGACGTCGAGCAAGCAAGAGGCCGGGGCGTACGCGTCACGATCACATTGCCCATCCGGGCGCTGCAATCAGAAGAAGGACCATGCGATTGA